Proteins encoded within one genomic window of Phototrophicus methaneseepsis:
- a CDS encoding class I SAM-dependent methyltransferase: MPAHNDKDLVRRHYATDDNLRIRHEIHEKYTVPKRDYVSWVLERLSWGGQERVLDLGCGPGTYYNRLIQLQPHVEYVGMDLLPTMLAKHPAKNRLSLGNAVRLPFADHTFDVVMANHMLHHVPNIGHTMREVSRVLRPGGIFVVATNSVQSMPELQVLMRRAIVLLTRHNAADIRPPSMPSDGFALENGTRVLSRYFFSVVRHDLPSALIFPEVEPAMAYLESTRDMRESQLPDDVIWEDVMMIMRQQINQLIKHLGELVINKQSGVLLATDTGGPIAQYLQFANNGHTS; encoded by the coding sequence ATGCCCGCACATAATGATAAGGATTTGGTGCGTCGTCATTACGCCACCGATGACAATTTACGCATACGCCATGAAATCCACGAGAAATACACAGTGCCCAAGCGCGATTATGTCAGTTGGGTGCTGGAGCGATTATCCTGGGGCGGCCAGGAACGCGTCCTGGACCTGGGATGTGGCCCGGGTACATACTACAACCGCCTGATTCAATTGCAGCCTCATGTTGAATACGTCGGTATGGATCTGCTACCGACGATGCTTGCCAAGCATCCGGCTAAGAACAGGCTATCTCTTGGGAATGCAGTCCGCTTGCCTTTTGCAGATCACACATTCGATGTGGTCATGGCTAATCATATGCTGCACCACGTGCCCAATATCGGCCATACAATGCGCGAAGTGAGCCGCGTGCTGCGGCCTGGGGGCATCTTCGTTGTGGCGACCAACAGCGTGCAATCTATGCCGGAACTGCAAGTATTGATGCGCCGAGCCATTGTCTTACTGACGCGCCACAATGCCGCTGATATTCGTCCGCCTTCCATGCCGAGCGATGGCTTCGCCCTGGAAAATGGTACGCGTGTGTTATCTCGCTACTTTTTCTCTGTGGTGCGCCACGATCTGCCAAGCGCGCTCATTTTCCCTGAAGTCGAGCCGGCAATGGCTTATCTGGAAAGCACGCGTGATATGCGCGAGAGCCAGCTACCAGATGATGTCATATGGGAAGATGTGATGATGATTATGCGCCAGCAGATCAATCAGCTCATCAAACACCTGGGAGAACTTGTCATCAATAAACAGTCTGGGGTGTTGCTCGCGACAGATACAGGTGGCCCGATAGCCCAATATCTACAGTTCGCCAATAACGGCCACACCAGCTAA
- a CDS encoding endonuclease/exonuclease/phosphatase family protein — translation MQRTPYTATKPDSQHQPSVLSRLLILIMAVYLVFVVAYSVLRLIFADQLWWVALLHNLAPYYFLPLVVVLPLALLLRARRLAGVALILAIVGGVWLVPRMLPAAPPDVPYGTEFDLITMNVYPHNERLDRVLDWLRVQDADVVLLQELDTEASPEFLAALEDRYPYQAFDTYNTLTHGILSKYEILERDEIDLQGYTHQRFTIDLDGDAVTLFNVHLLMPQAETAHIDLDVPPNLLWHYDETERNAQITQLLAMVGQEENPLIIAGDFNTSSYSPIYDTISAQLTDVYRYTSLGLGATWPSGASEELPDVLPPLMRLDYIWTTPQLAPLSSEVGPRLGSDHLPLLATLKLIEE, via the coding sequence ATGCAGCGTACTCCTTACACCGCGACCAAACCAGATTCTCAACACCAACCATCCGTGCTTTCGCGTTTGTTGATCTTGATCATGGCGGTTTATCTTGTTTTTGTGGTGGCCTATAGTGTGCTGCGACTGATCTTTGCGGATCAATTATGGTGGGTGGCCTTGTTGCACAATTTGGCCCCGTACTATTTCCTGCCCCTGGTCGTGGTTTTACCACTGGCGCTGCTGTTGCGTGCTCGGCGTTTGGCGGGTGTTGCCCTGATTCTGGCGATTGTCGGCGGTGTGTGGCTGGTCCCTCGTATGCTGCCTGCTGCGCCGCCTGATGTGCCTTACGGAACTGAATTTGACCTGATTACGATGAATGTGTACCCACATAATGAGCGCCTGGATCGAGTGCTGGATTGGCTGCGCGTACAGGATGCCGATGTCGTCTTGCTGCAAGAACTCGACACAGAGGCCTCGCCGGAGTTCCTCGCGGCTCTTGAAGATCGCTATCCGTATCAGGCCTTTGATACCTATAATACGCTGACGCATGGCATCTTATCCAAGTATGAAATCCTGGAACGAGACGAAATTGATCTACAGGGATATACCCACCAGCGTTTTACCATTGATCTGGATGGGGATGCGGTAACGCTCTTTAATGTGCATTTGTTGATGCCGCAGGCGGAAACCGCGCATATTGACCTGGATGTGCCGCCCAATCTACTGTGGCACTATGACGAAACAGAACGCAACGCACAGATTACACAGTTGCTCGCTATGGTTGGACAGGAAGAAAACCCCCTTATCATAGCCGGGGATTTCAACACAAGTAGTTATTCGCCCATATACGATACTATCAGCGCACAACTAACGGATGTGTACCGTTATACCAGCCTGGGCCTGGGGGCAACGTGGCCGTCAGGGGCTTCTGAAGAATTACCGGATGTGCTGCCACCGCTTATGCGCCTGGATTACATCTGGACGACGCCACAGCTTGCGCCTTTAAGCAGTGAAGTCGGCCCTCGCCTGGGCTCTGACCATCTGCCACTCCTCGCAACACTGAAGCTCATAGAGGAGTAG
- a CDS encoding HEAT repeat domain-containing protein, translating into MTDFNDELLAGLDDDASKAAAESRRQAAFEARVETYIQAAQSPRLSKSKRLKAVQWLGESGEPKAIPTLVRIYNNSDDVKMREAAEYSLGMLRALDDAIDGTDQERDKALDLLEKIVHEGHIGKRANPRPYFIAIGLLLLTFLIFAGVAGLMAAGMIELPDGPAVAQVDLTPSATPLPPDPDHVGAQLRLMHTNLTADAGLLLQQMQVASRGQSIDCSLTLSADQPFVMPAGLPEDALVELEPIAEAINEVQADLSPAMTAFQRSCTSQTAIPRQDALNYGDDIVAIQVRLRELTQMVLSLPEEFPTLQPTLTQPPATPTTAETATPRVTPTPVEPTPAPTSVISNRELQQQLVSMQNIVDEMTNLRGGITVLVQYWNDVDFSGSTLGCREPVPTIPEDIVLSDEMAAAAPESMLQAVENLNLGLSLSRQAWTSFTETCNRGEDALRNVVAQQKIVATTAQAALSDAEDLIAQARTELR; encoded by the coding sequence ATGACGGATTTTAATGATGAACTGCTCGCCGGGTTAGATGATGATGCCAGTAAGGCCGCTGCTGAGAGCCGCAGACAAGCTGCCTTCGAAGCCCGCGTCGAGACTTATATTCAGGCTGCTCAATCTCCTCGTTTGAGTAAGTCTAAGCGATTGAAGGCTGTCCAATGGCTAGGAGAATCTGGCGAGCCAAAGGCGATACCGACCCTGGTGCGCATCTATAACAATAGCGATGATGTGAAGATGCGCGAGGCGGCTGAATACAGCCTCGGTATGCTGCGCGCCCTTGATGATGCGATTGATGGCACAGACCAGGAACGTGACAAAGCGCTGGACCTCCTTGAAAAGATCGTTCATGAAGGCCACATCGGGAAGCGGGCCAATCCGCGCCCATACTTCATAGCCATTGGCCTCTTGCTCCTTACTTTCCTGATTTTTGCAGGTGTCGCAGGTTTGATGGCCGCTGGCATGATTGAGTTGCCAGATGGCCCCGCTGTTGCGCAGGTGGATCTAACGCCTTCTGCGACGCCACTACCGCCTGATCCAGATCATGTTGGCGCACAACTGCGCTTGATGCATACCAACCTGACGGCTGATGCAGGTCTCTTGCTTCAGCAGATGCAAGTTGCTAGCCGGGGCCAATCCATTGATTGCAGTTTAACTTTATCTGCAGATCAGCCTTTTGTGATGCCCGCTGGGTTGCCAGAAGATGCACTTGTAGAGTTAGAACCGATTGCAGAAGCAATCAACGAAGTACAGGCAGATCTTTCTCCTGCGATGACGGCGTTCCAACGCTCCTGCACATCACAGACAGCGATTCCACGCCAGGATGCCCTCAACTATGGTGATGATATTGTCGCCATTCAGGTCAGGTTGAGAGAGCTAACACAAATGGTGCTGTCGCTGCCGGAAGAATTCCCGACCTTGCAGCCAACGCTGACTCAACCGCCTGCGACGCCAACCACGGCAGAGACAGCCACGCCGCGCGTAACGCCAACCCCCGTTGAGCCGACACCTGCGCCCACATCTGTCATTTCCAACCGGGAACTACAGCAGCAGCTGGTCAGTATGCAGAATATCGTTGATGAGATGACGAACTTGCGTGGTGGCATTACGGTCCTGGTGCAATACTGGAATGACGTTGATTTTTCAGGCAGTACATTAGGCTGTCGTGAACCCGTGCCGACGATCCCTGAGGACATTGTACTTTCAGACGAGATGGCTGCTGCCGCGCCTGAATCTATGTTACAAGCAGTAGAGAACCTCAATCTGGGGTTGAGCTTATCACGGCAAGCCTGGACATCATTCACGGAGACATGTAACCGGGGTGAGGATGCCTTACGAAATGTAGTTGCCCAGCAAAAAATTGTTGCGACAACTGCTCAGGCCGCCCTCAGCGACGCAGAAGACCTCATTGCACAAGCTCGAACAGAGTTGCGATAA
- a CDS encoding Flp family type IVb pilin — translation MLYRPQNEEGQGLVEYALILVLVSLVVVLILTVLGPAIGQIFSNVMGALSTTGQ, via the coding sequence ATGTTGTATCGTCCTCAAAATGAAGAAGGCCAGGGCCTCGTAGAATACGCGCTGATCCTGGTACTGGTTTCGCTGGTTGTCGTTCTGATCCTCACCGTTCTGGGCCCGGCCATTGGTCAGATCTTCAGTAACGTGATGGGTGCTCTGAGCACCACCGGTCAGTAA